The following are encoded together in the Notolabrus celidotus isolate fNotCel1 chromosome 9, fNotCel1.pri, whole genome shotgun sequence genome:
- the ep400 gene encoding E1A-binding protein p400 isoform X6 — MHHGSGSQNMQRQLQRSKSVSGSEAEETQQQPTMAVTQQQATINHPPSPVTTFSSSASPSAPQSPNYQIIMSRSPVTGQNMNITLQNVTGNQQITLTPLPIQNPASPGFQHTTPQWRFEHAPSSYIQVTSPVPQPLQPQSPTQHSPVPVQGLTRPGAPTAALGVCGQSPTRFVEAGMLVRQISLGSPSGSGHFVYQEGTGLAQITATTPGQVQLTSPGAPGSVRERRLSQPHSQTGGTIHHLGPQSPVATGASLPTLSSPGHITTSNLPPQISSIIQGQLARPMIFEKTSQGVVAGVGTTAAFSIPSSIPPSSPSLTSPTLGMPNNPLGPTSMTVGTVKKQAPKKLEEIAPSTPEIAQLRKQCLEHHTKKMDSLKEVFKEYLIELFFLQHLQGNMMDYLAFKKKPCVPLYTYLRQNDLDLEDEDDEEEQSEVINDEVKVVTGKDGQAVTPVAIATQLPANVSAAFSVQQQFQGHQGSAAGTITNPGDLDAFKRQQAMAQAGGMPPTPQAVQIAGQKQNQQQYDHSKGPPVQNAASLHTPPPQLPSRLPQGALPMASLSMTLSQQAQLVESAQPCGQLAQVKVQAGGPILAAVNPHAQLQAQLQQQMQPGLHLQLQPQQQPQAILQPGQATVALARPGTESNPPVQRIITNSLSMSPAPLSALNPVQTPHTANPLRPHGANINPSTPSKLTGTNGISTVKMGGFGQSATMNSSQEGSQDKQVEQAKLESQVHQRISELRKEGQWSASRLPKLMEASRPKSHWDYLLEEMQWMAADFAQERRWKEAAAKKLVRTCARYHQEQKTSEERAKRERDIHLRHIASTIAREVEFFWSNIEQVVEIKLQFDIYEKRLKALSLQRASAKAPGQSPAVKADKEEAGTSFKKRKLSSPLVEEDALDEESTIEEQEVMEGNSDHKAELVDLAKDAEMPLDALVKQYAGAYADNFDWPQPSPQSEEENMEETEEVECPASSPPEAVMIDSLLSVDQYRGADKASSSESDGKTARDIAEVAATTELILPKGSFRTTSSTRSPAPILLHGSLREYQQIGVDWLVNLHKKHLNGILADETGLGKTVQTVAYMAHLAGQEGIWGPHLIVVRTCKLLNWEVEFKRWCPGLKILLYLGNRRERRSKRMWWGEANSFHVCVTSYKLLMKDQSHFLRRRWRHLILDEVQLIKNMTEKHWETVFALKSEQRILLINTPLQNTLKELWTMIHFLLPGITRSYSDFPVKAGTDQNQDYCHKLVIRLHRMIQPFILRRSKRDVEKQLPKKYEHILKCRLSSRQKSLYEDILTQPRAQEALKTGHFVSVLQVLMQLQRVCNHPELVAPRENNSSYFGSSLQYNVPSLVLEALQKDSSKIANMSIFDLINNENRLTRYQTEEVVPKLKITQQLIEEIHTGPDPLPRPKPCPIKPMRLFQSVQYGTKPEGRLAAITSTASQRPPTSSPTTNTSVSTTTNQSAQTRVKSPVTTATTTATSNAVGTASQRAQTTPPVNSSSNTAASSGNAGIGKHVLGAPSVAVGQTLTGSVMGALAPIGQPGLAQVSRPALAPSHAIQPSLLSQRLVLTSQAQARLPSGDVVKIAQLANMAGTQSRISQPETPVTLQFQGNKFTLSPSQLRQLTTGQPLQLQGTLGNILQIVSAPGQQIIRPQGPMVMQAMPQAVPASNASATPGTPHPALSTAQQALGATTNATSVPTKLTTPTKAGSQESSEEKNQQLKERLGRLFAANERRCSRRVLYGSDLLQACTLSTEPSHSALTAGGWSWVGRESCLRAQRTCVATTSTLQSSLLSVEDRLEAANSLIKRLVCVVPTAVAPLPQLYAANPPVPYSLDQKSFQRRLQEASSPLSADIHHFTSKSLIHFPDLQLMQMDSGKLEALAILLQKLRSESHRVLIFTQMVKMLDILEAFLDHRQLTYVRVDESFTADERQESIKRFNRNKKVFCSILTNRCCSAVGTVFDADTIIFYDTDLNPSMDARTQEWCDKIGRSKDIHIYRLESGNSIEEKLLKNGTKDLIREVAAQGTDYTLAFLTQRTIQDLFEVEAGSGEKVEEFVVLHQEPSASEAISPRVARPYIQALHSINLDAPAEEKEQQQVKEELESKESKEGEQESESQSPEEPAHIEELNAVMEQLTPIERYALHYLEYLHISDDETALKEQLECSKKGWEMKQLQKLKEEEDERLMMEGDEDLFTYTREDAYNMEYVFDAEDGHTEIMPVWTPPTPPQDDNDIYIDSVMMLMYDTTPMPESKLPPIYIRKEHKRLKMDPSAARKKKKGHGETVIPPRSLFEKASMLKVRREGKDQKKNFSLKQQAPFAKPLPSLVKPAMEAGQDNPEWLISEDWALLQAVKQLLELPLNLTIVSPAHTPNWDLVSDVVNSCSRIYRSPKQCRNRYENVIIPREEGKLVYEANPKKKTKSIYKSKNNRPLRTSQIYTQDDNATHIQLYNSRFELMKIIASKRSPPIKPLLGMNPFQKNPKHASVLAESGISYDKPLPPIQVASQRAERIAKEKKALAEQQKAQQLAQQQAGTPAQAATGQAQTPAAVAQVSQTAAVAGATAVPNAAVLAGAIKNATVGTTIQAATVGGNVIVNTVAGVPPSPFQANKRLASPVIPGTLSPAGAAGAQVVHAQQRAVTTAAAPAEVVAIATGQGVRTVTPVTASAVVTTTLSPGQSQTRPLVTQVTPAAGMQLPQGKPLTPAHLQMLRQQQLQQHQQQQQQAASPQIKAELIKMQKHKLQLQQQQQVAAAVAAAQGQQAAGAQQAAQVQSAQATQANPQLATVAAPRPGAVLTGTTVARLTRVPTQGQIQAQAGHTAQVTLTKPPVVSVPAVVSSAGVTTLPVTVAGISVAIGQATKTGGPVLTQSFPPMQVQQLLQMKKQQQAVQAAAQQKAGQPQGQATVQQKIGTQQVTVQAAQPTQQGQKVTYAAGIKTQFFTTSIAQAQKTTGAQQIQVAKLPQIVQQQPTVANIQQIVSSPQQIQGQPQTVTLTQATTSTPAQVQMIPAGTATVQVVQQKIIQQQVVTAATSPQIQTPPSHSPAQQSTATSSAETPAQQPTQAQQPTKGQARQSGIRAKTTAKPSGGGS, encoded by the exons ATGCACCATGGAAGTGGATCACAGAACATGCAACGACAGCTCCAGAGATCTAAGTCTGTCAGTGGGTCTGAAGCAGAGGAGACGCAGCAGCAGCCCACCATGGCAGTCACACAGCAGCAAGCTACAATCAACCATCCACCGTCTCCTGTGACCACATTCTCCTCCTCCGCCAGCCCTTCAGCCCCTCAGTCACCCAATTATCAGATAATCATGAGTCGTAGCCCGGTCACCGGCCAGAACATGAACATCACTTTACAAAATGTGACCGGTAACCAACAGATCACCCTGACCCCACTCCCTATCCAGAACCCTGCATCCCCTGGCTTTCAGCATACTACACCTCAGTGGAGGTTTGAGCATGCTCCATCCTCTTACATTCAGGTTACCTCACCTGTGCCCCAGCCCCTGCAGCCCCAGAGTCCCACCCAGCACAGCCCAGTCCCTGTGCAAGGTTTGACAAGGCCAGGAGCACCCACAGCAGCACTGGGTGTGTGTGGACAGAGTCCAACGCGATTTGTTGAAGCTGGTATGTTGGTGAGACAAATCAGTTTAGGCAGTCCATCTGGGAGTGGTCACTTTGTTTACCAGGAGGGGACAGGACTGGCCCAGATTACTGCAACCACACCTGGCCAGGTACAGCTGACGTCTCCAGGGGCACCAGGCTCTGTGAGGGAACGCCGGCTATCCCAACCTCACTCACAGACGGGAGGCACCATCCACCACCTTGGACCTCAAAGTCCTGTGGCCACTGGCGCTTCTCTCCCCACTTTGAGCAGTCCCGGTCACATTACCACCTCCAACCTACCTCCACAAATCAGCAGTATCATTCAAGGACAGCTGGCACGCCCCATGATATTTGAGAAAACATCACAGGGTGTGGTTGCTGGAGTAGGAACCACGGCAGCTTTCAGTATACCCTCCTCCATTCCACCCTCTAGCCCATCCCTCACTAGTCCAACCCTAGGCATGCCCAACAACCCCCTTGGACCCACCAGCATGACTGTGGGCACTGTGAAGAAGCAGGCTCCCAAGAAGTTAGAAGAAATTGCCCCCTCTACTCCAGAAATTGCTCAGCTGAGGAAACAGTGCCTGGAGCACCACACAAAGAAGATGGACAGCCTGAAGGAGGTGTTCAAAGAATACCTGATTGAGCTTTTCTTTCTGCAGCACCTCCAAGGGAATATGATGGACTACCTAGCATTCAAAAAGAAGCCCTGTGTTCCTTTGTATACTTACCTGAGACAGAATGACTTGGACcttgaagatgaagatgacgaAGAGGAACAGTCTGAAGTCATTAATGATGAG gtaAAGGTTGTTACTGGAAAGGATGGCCAAGCAGTGACACCAGTTGCCATAGCAACACAGCTTCCTGCCAATGTTTCAGCAGCTTTCTCTGTCCAGCAGCAGTTCCAG GGACACCAGGGGTCTGCTGCTGGCACAATTACAAACCCGGGAGACTTGGATGCCTTTAAGAGGCAGCAGGCTATGGCGCAAGCAG GCGGGATGCCGCCTACCCCTCAAGCGGTCCAGATTGCtggacagaaacagaaccagcaaCAATATGACCACTCTAAAGGACCTCCAGTGCAGAATGCAGCCAGTctacacacacctcctcctcagctgccaAGCAGGTTGCCCCAAGGTGCCCTCCCTATGGCCAGCCTGTCAATGACACTCTCCCAGCAGGCTCAGTTAGTGGAGTCGGCTCAGCCTTGTGGTCAGCTGGCTCAGGTGAAAGTGCAGGCAGGTGGGCCTATCCTGGCTGCAGTGAACCCTCACGCACAGCTCCAGGCTCAGCTGCAACAGCAGATGCAGCCAGGTCTTCATCTCCAGCTGCAGCCCCAGCAACAACCCCAAGCCATTCTCCAGCCTGGGCAGGCG acgGTGGCACTTGCTCGCCCTGGTACCGAGTCAAACCCGCCGGTTCAGAGGATAATAACCAACTCGTTATCCATGTCTCctgctcccctctctgctcttaaTCCTGTCCAAACCCCCCATACTGCAAATCCACTCCGCCCTCACGGTGCCAACATCAACCCAAGCACCCCGTCCAAACTCACTGGGACAAATGGCATATCCACAGTTAAAATGGGTGGCTTTGGTCAAAGTGCAACCATGAACTCTTCACAGGAGGGTTCTCAAGACAAGCAAGTAGAGCAGGCCAAACTG GAGAGTCAAGTGCATCAGCGCATCTCTGAGCTAAGGAAGGAGGGTCAGTGGTCAGCGAGCAGACTCCCTAAACTTATGGAAGCCTCACGTCCAAAGTCTCACTGGGACTACCTCCTGGAGGAGATGCAGTGGATGGCTGCTGACTTTGCCCAGGAGAGGAGATGGAAAGAGGCTGCCGCTAAGAAA CTTGTTCGTACATGTGCCCGTTACCACCAAGAGCAGAAGACAAGTGAAGAGAGggcaaagagagaaagggataTTCATCTTCGTCATATTGCCAGCACTATCGCCAGAGAGGTGGAATTCTTCTGGTCAAACATTGAGCAG GTTGTTGAAATCAAATTACAGTTTGACATTTATGAGAAGAGACTCAAAGCACTCAGCTTACAGAGAGCCTCAGCTAAAG CACCTGGTCAGTCACCAGCTGTGAAAGCTGATAAAGAG gagGCGGGGACTTCATTTAAAAAGCGAAAATTAAGTTCACCCTTGGTTGAGGAAGATG CCCTAGATGAAGAGAGCACTATTGAGGAGCAGGAGGTCATGGAGGGAAATTCAGACCACAAAGCAGAGTTGGTTGACCTTGCCAAAGATG CTGAGATGCCCCTGGATGCTTTGGTGAAGCAATATGCTGGCGCATATGCTGACAACTTTGATTGGCCTCAGCCTAGTCCacaaagtgaagaagaaaacatggaaGAGACTGAAG AAGTGGAGTGTCCTGCAAGCAGTCCTCCTGAGGCGGTGATGATTGACTCCCTACTCAGTGTGGATCAGTACCGAGGTGCTGACAAAGcctcctcctctgagtctgatggGAAGACTGCGAGAGACATAGCTGAAGTTGCTGCCACCACAGAGCTCATCCTGCCCAAGGGGAGCTTCAGGACAACTTCCTCA ACCCGCAGTCCAGCTCCTATTCTACTGCATGGGTCGCTGCGAGAGTATCAGCAAATCGGTGTTGACTGGCTGGTGAATCTCCACAAGAAACACCTCAACGGCATCCTAGCAGACGAGACGGGCCTCGGCAAGACTGTACAGACAGTCGCTTATATGGCCCACTTAGCAGGCCAAGAAG GCATCTGGGGACCTCACCTTATTGTAGTAAGGACGTGCAAGTTGCTAAATTGGGAGGTTGAGTTTAAGCGCTGGTGTCCAGGCCTTAAGATCCTTCTTTATCTTGGCAACCGAAGGGAGCGGAGGTCAAAGAGAATG TGGTGGGGAGAAGCCAACAgcttccatgtgtgtgtaacgtCCTACAAACTGCTGATGAAAGACCAGAGCCATTTTCTGAGGAGAAGATGGAGGCATCTGATCCTGGACGAGGTTCAgctcatcaaaaacatgactgaGAAACACTGGGAAACAGTCTTTGCTCTAAAAAG TGAGCAGAGGATTCTCCTCATCAACACTCCTCTGCAAAATACCCTGAAGGAACTGTGGACCATGATCCACTTCCTTTTGCCAGGAATCACCAGGTCCTACTCTGACTTCCCAGTAAAGGCAGGAACAGACCAGAACCAGGACTACTGCCACAAACTGGTCATCCGCCTGCACAGG ATGATCCAGCCCTTCATCCTGAGGCGCTCCAAAAGGGACGTGGAGAAACAGCTGCCCAAGAAGTACGAGCACATCCTGAAGTGTCGTCTCTCCAGCAGACAGAAAAGCCTTTATGAGGACATCCTCACTCAACCAAG AGCTCAGGAGGCATTGAAGACGGGTCATTTTGTCAGCGTACTTCAGGTTTTGATGCAGCTGCAGCGAGTGTGTAACCACCCTGAGCTGGTGGCACCAAGAGAGAACAACAGCTCCTACTTCGGATCCTCTCTACAATACAATGTGCCATCGCTGGTGCTGGAAGCTCTGCAGAAGGACTCTAGCAAG ATTGCCAACATGTCCATATTTGATCTGATCAACAACGAGAACAGGCTGACCCGCTACCAGACTGAAGAGGTGGTACCTAAACTAAAGATCACTCAACAGCTCATAGAGGAGATCCACACTGGTCCCGATCCACTGCCACGACCCAAGCCGTGCCCAATAAAACCCATGAG ATTATTCCAGTCAGTTCAGTACGGGACGAAGCCAGAAGGCCGTTTGGCAGCCATCACAAGTACAGCAAGCCAGCGTCCACCAACGAGCTCTCCTACTACTAACACCTCTGTTTCCACCACCACCAACCAGTCAGCCCAGACCAGGGTCAAGTCCCCTGTTACCACGGCAACTACCACAGCCACATCTAATG CAGTTGGAACAGCCTCTCAGAGAGCCCAGACTACCCCTCCtgtcaacagcagcagcaacactgcCGCCTCCTCTGGGAACGCTGGCATTGGGAAGCATGTGTTGGGGGCTCCGTCAGTGGCTGTGGGCCAGACCTTAACGGGCTCAGTTATGGGGGCATTAGCTCCCATTGGCCAGCCTGGATTAGCACAGGTCTCCAGGCCAGCTCTAGCCCCCAGCCATGCCATCCAGCCAAGCTTACTGTCCCAGAGGCTGGTTCTTACATCCCAGGCCCAGGCACGGTTGCCTA GTGGAGACGTGGTGAAGATTGCCCAGCTGGCCAACATGGCAGGCACACAGAGTCGTATCTCGCAGCCAGAGACTCCTGTCACTCTGCAGTTTCAGGGAAACAAGTTCACTTTGTCTCCCAGCCAGCTCCGTCAGCTCACCACTGGGCAGCCTTTGCAGCTCCAAGGTACACTCG GTAACATCCTGCAGATTGTGTCGGCTCCCGGGCAGCAGATCATCAGGCCCCAGGGACCGATGGTGATGCAAGCAATGCCACAAGCTGTTCCTGCTTCTAATGCCTCAGCTACACCTGGCACACCTCATCCCGCCCTTTCCACTGCCCAACAAG caCTGGGAGCGACTACAAATGCCACATCAGTGCCCACCAAACTCACTACTCCCACCAAAGCTGGTTCTCAG GAGTCTTCAGAGGAAAAGAATCAGCAGCTAAAGGAGCGTTTGGGCCGCCTGTTCGCAGCGAACGAGCGACGCTGCAGCCGCAGAGTGTTGTACGGGTCAGACCTTCTGCAGGCATGCACTCTGAGCACAGAGCCGAGTCATTCCGCCCTGACTGCTGGAGGCTGGAGTTGGGTTGGTAGAGAGAGCTGCCTCAGGGCCCAAAGAACCTGCGTTGCTACCACTTCAACACTGcagtcctctctgctctctgtggagGACCGCCTGGAGGCCGCCAACAGCCTTATCAAGAG GCTGGTTTGTGTGGTGCCTACTGCTGTAGCCCCACTTCCTCAGCTGTATGCAGCCAATCCGCCGGTTCCCTACAGTCTGGACCAGAAGTCCTTTCAGCGTCGACTACAGGAGGCCTCTTCACCCCTCAGTGCTGATATCCACCACTTTACATCCAAGAGTCTCATCCATTTCCCTGACCTGCAGCTGATGCAGATGGACTCag GTAAACTGGAAGCTCTTGCCATTCTGCTGCAGAAGCTGAGGTCAGAGAGCCACCGCGTCCTCATCTTTACTCAGATGGTGAAGATGTTGGACATCCTGGAGGCCTTCCTCGATCACAGGCAGCTGACTTATGTGCGGGTTGATGAAAGCTTCACTGCTGATGAACGACAG GAGAGTATAAAGAGGTTTAACAGGAATAAGAAAGTGTTCTGCAGCATCCTCACAAAccgctgctgctctgctgtcgGGACTGTGTTTGATGCAGACACCATCATCTTCTACGACACAGACCTCAATCCCAGCATGGACGCCCGCACACAAGAGTGGTGTGACAAAATCGGACGTTCTAAGGATATACACATATATAG GTTGGAGAGCGGGAACTCAAtcgaagaaaagctgctgaaGAATGGCACCAAGGACCTGATCAGAGAAGTGGCTGCCCAGGGTACAGACTACACCCTGGCTTTCCTCACACAG CGGACTATCCAGGATCTGTTTGAGGTGGAGGCAGGCTCGGGGGAAAAGGTAGAGGAGTTTGTGGTTCTTCATCAGGAGCCCTCGGCCTCAGAGGCCATTTCGCCTAGAGTGGCGAGACCCTACATTCAGGCTCTGCACAGCATCAACCTGGATGCTCCAGCAGAGgagaaagagcagcagcaggtgaaggAGGAGTTAGAAAGCAAGGAGTCAAAAGAGGGGGAGCAGGAGTCAGAGAGCCAATCCCCAGAGGAGCCTGCACACATAGAGGAGCTGAATGCTGTCATGGAACAG CTCACACCAATTGAAAGGTATGCCCTGCATTACCTGGAGTACCTCCATATCAGTGATGATGAAACTGCTCTTAAG GAGCAGCTGGAGTGCTCTAAGAAAGGCTGGGAGATGAAGCAGCTTCAGaaactgaaggaggaggaggatgagcgGCTGATGATGGAGGGAGACGAAGACCTGTTCACCTACACCAGAGAGGATGCCTACAACATG GAGTATGTGTTTGATGCAGAAGACGGTCACACAGAAATCATGCCG GTTTGGAccccaccaacaccaccacagGATGACAATGACATTTACATAGACTCTGTGATGATGCTGATGTACGACACCACACCCATGCCAGAATCCAAATTGCCTCCCATCTACATCCGCAAGGAGCACAAACGACTCAAGATGGACCCCTCAG CAgccaggaagaagaaaaagggcCACGGGGAGACGGTCATTCCTCCACGCTCTCTGTTCGAAAAGGCCAGCATGCTCAAAGTTCGCCGCGAGGGCAAAGACCAGAAGAAGAACTTCTCCCTCAAGCAACAGGCACCCTTTGCAAAGCCCCTCCCCTCGCTGGTCAAACCTGCCATGGAGGCCGGCCAAGACAACCCAGAGTGGCTCATCAGTGAGGACTGGGCTCTGCTTCAG GCTGTGAAGCAGCTGCTGGAGTTACCTCTGAACCTGACGATCGTGTCTCCTGCCCACACTCCAAACTGGGATCTGGTGAGTGACGTGGTAAACTCCTGCAGTCGCATCTACCGCTCTCCCAAACAGTGTCGCAACCGCTATGAAAATGTCATCATTCCCAGAGAGGAGGGCAAG ttGGTGTATGAGGCAAACCCCAAGAAGAAAACCAAGAGTATATACAAG TCTAAGAACAACCGCCCTCTAAGAACGAGTCAGATCTACACACAGGACGACAACGCTACTCACATTCAGCTGTACAACAGCCGCTTTGAACTCATGAAGATCATAGCCAGCAAGAGGAGTCCACCAATCAAACCACT ACTCGGAATGAATCCATTCCAGAAGAATCCCAAACATGCGTCTGTCTTGGCAGAAAG TGGGATCAGCTACGACAAGCCCCTACCTCCCATTCAAGTGGCCTCTCAACGTGCTGAGAGGATTGCCAAGGAGAAAAAG GCCCTTGCAGAGCAGCAAAAGGCTCAGCAGTTGGCACAGCAGCAAGCGGGAACTCCAGCTCAGGCTGCAACCGGCCAGGCTCAGACTCCCGCTGCTGTGGCTCAGGTCTCTCAGACTGCCGCAGTGGCTGGAGCCACTGCTGTACCAAATGCAGCAGTTCTG GCTGGAGCCATAAAAAACGCAACCGTGGGCACAACCATCCAGGCTG CTACTGTAGGGGGGAATGTGATTGTGAACACAGTAGCTGGAGTTCCTCCAAGTCCCTTCCAGGCCAACAAACGCCTGGCATCTCCAGTCATACCAGGCACCCTGTCT CCTGCTGGTGCAGCTGGAGCCCAGGTGGTCCACGCACAGCAGAGGGCTGTCACGACTGCTGCTGCCCCAGCTGAGGTGGTCGCCATAGCTACAGGTCAAGGTGTAAGAACTGTTACCCCGGTTACAGCATCTGCAGTGGTCACTACTACTCTGAGTCCAGGGCAGTCACAGACCCGCCCCCTGGTCACTCAGGTCACACCAG CCGCAGGTATGCAGCTGCCACAAGGAAAACCTCTTACCCCAGCACACCTGCAGATGCTCcgacagcagcagctgcagcagcaccaacaacagcaacagcaggcTGCCTCTCCACAGATCAAAGCG GAGCTGATAAAGATGCAAAAGCATAagttgcagctgcagcagcagcagcaggtggcaGCAGCAGTGGCAGCAGCTCAGGGccaacaggctgcaggagctcAGCAGGCAGCTCAGGTCCAGTCTGCACAGGCCACACAAGCGAACCCTCAGCTGGCAACTGTGGCAGCACCCAGACCTGGAGCTGTGCTGACCGGCACCACTGTGGCTAGACTG ACTCGAGTCCCCACTCAAGGCCAGATTCAGGCCCAGGCAGGACATACAGCCCAGGTGACCCTCACCAAGCCTCCTGTGGTCTCTGTGCCAGCTGTGGTCTCATCAGCAGGAGTCACAACACTGCCTGTCACTGTAGCAGGCATCAGTGTGGCTATCGGGCAGGCCACGAAAACAG gtGGGCCTGTGCTGACGCAGTCATTCCCACCAATGCAGGtccagcagctgctgcagatgaagaaacagcagcaggcagTCCAGGCTGCAGCTCAGCAGAAAGCAGGGCAGCCGCAAGGACAGGCCACTGTGCAGCAGAAG ATTGGCACCCAGCAGGTGACAGTGCAGGCAGCCCAGCCGACCCAGCAGGGGCAGAAGGTGACCTACGCTGCCGGAATCAAGACCCAGTTCTTCACCACATCCATCGCTCAGGCTCAGAAAACCACAGGGGCCCAACAAATCCAG GTGGCTAAGCTCCCGCAAATAGTGCAGCAGCAACCAACCGTGGCCAATATTCAACAGATCGTGTCGTCTCCTCAGCAG ATCCAAGGCCAGCCTCAGACTGTCACTCTGACCCAGGCGACCACATCCACTCCTGCTCAAGTGCAGATGATTCCCGCTGGGACTGCAACAGTCCAGGTGGTCCAGCAGAAGATCATCCAGCAGCAGGTGGTGACCGCAGCCACGTCTCCGCAGATCCAGACTCCCCCTTCACACAGCCCCGCCCAGCAGTCCACAGCCACCTCTTCTGCAGAGACCCCGGCTCAGCAGCCCACTCAGGCCCAGCAGCCCACCAAGGGTCAAGCTCGGCAGAGTGGCATCAGAGCCAAAACTACCGCCAAACCCAGTGGAGGGGGCAGCTAA